A segment of the Neochlamydia sp. S13 genome:
ATTCAAGGAGGTTGCTGTTAAAACAAGGTAGACATTTTTATTAGGATTTTCGTAATAAGCCAGCAGCTTTTCTGTTGCCGCTTTTAAAAGGCTTTCAGCATGGTGGATCACCACTACCCTTTTAGAAACAAAAGAGCCTAAAGAATGTAATTCAGCCATAACCTTGCTTATGTCGACTTTTTCATCGCTGTAAATGCAAAGAGCCATTGGATTGGAGATCTGCTCTCCTAAAAGATGAGAAATAAGCCTTTCATAAGCTATTTTTCTGTTAAACTCATCTTTACAAATAATCGTATAAACAGGTGCAAAGTGTACTGGCGCCGCGCTCTCTAGATGTTTTTCAAAAGCTTTTAAATGACTATATTTCATAAGAAAATTATTATAAAGAACTCGCCAGAAGAAGTCTACAAAGAGATGCCCATGGGAGTATGCAAGATATAAAAAGCAAGCTTGCCACCTTTAGCTTAACAAAATTGATTAGCTCTAATGGAAATAAACTTGTTAAGTAATTTTTAACTTCCCAGCTAAAAAAGCTGCAAACTTGCTCCTAATTTACAATTATTCAAATTTAGCTTCAGTCAAGATAGCTTCCCATGTTTTACGTGCATGCTCCAAATCTTCTGTATGGATTGTGCTGTAGCGAAGAACTGCAATTTCATTGCCTTTTTTAATGATGCGAATCCACTCATGTTGAGTATTATCAGGAGAATTTCCATTAATCCACCATTCACCTAAAAGACTATTTATTTTTTGCACACTCACTTTAGATTCTACTTTTGCATTCGCATAACGTTTTTGTAGCTGCGTGATGAACTGAGAAAAATATTCGGCAGGGGTAATATTGATATCAGTCATTTCAGTAACAGAAAATAGCTCGGTTGCATTTTCTGGCTGCTCATTTTCTAGAATGTATTGTGTAATTTTCATTTGCTCTTGAGTATCCTCAGTCGCTAATTTCCATAGGCGTCCATCAGCTTTCAGGGAATATTGAATCTTTTCCTTACTTCTTTCTGTTTCTTTCGCTTGGGTGCCTGTATGGTGAGATTCTACTCTCGGCTCCTTCTTGCAAGCGATAAGGGAAAGCGCTAAAGTTAAAGGGAGCCATACAACTGTTACATATCTCATCATTTTCATTGGAATATCTCCTAGTATTAAGTAAAATTAGACTCTAATGATATATCCAAACTTAAGAATATATGCAATCACCATCCTTATCATGTAGCCCTATCGGTTATTTTTACACTTTAGAAAAGGAACGCTACTCCTTACCCAAGCAAGCAGGCCTATTTAAAAATAATAAAGGAAAAATAATCTTAAACCGGCATCAAAATTTTGAACAGGCTTTGCACGATTTAGAGGGCTTTAATAAGATATGGGTCATTTTCTGGTTTCATCGTAATCACCATTGGAAGCCAAAAGTTTTAACGCCCCACGGCCCTCCTAAGCGTGGGCTTTTTGCTACTCGCTCTCCTCATCGGCCTAATCCTCTAGGGTTAAGCTGCTTGGAAATTACGGGTGTAAGCCAACTTGAGATAGATGTCATTAACCATGATTTGCTAGATGGCACGCCTATTTTTGAC
Coding sequences within it:
- the tsaA gene encoding tRNA (N6-threonylcarbamoyladenosine(37)-N6)-methyltransferase TrmO; the encoded protein is MQSPSLSCSPIGYFYTLEKERYSLPKQAGLFKNNKGKIILNRHQNFEQALHDLEGFNKIWVIFWFHRNHHWKPKVLTPHGPPKRGLFATRSPHRPNPLGLSCLEITGVSQLEIDVINHDLLDGTPIFDIKPYIEYVDA